From the Mesorhizobium koreense genome, the window GGAGGTGTGGGGCAGCCGCCATTGCATGCACTGGTAGGCGAGATCGGCATAGGGGTGGCCGAGCGTCGAAAGCTCCCAGTCGAGCACGGCGAGGATTTCCGAGCCATGGGGCGCGAAGATCATGTTGTCCAGCCGATAATCCCCATGGACGAGCGAGACGATGCCGTCATCCGGCGGCAAATGCTCCTCCAGCCAGGCGATCAGGCGGTCCATATCGGCGACGGTCCCTGTCTCCGAGGCGCGATACTGGCTCGACCAGCGCGAGAGCTGGCGCTCGAAATAGCTGCCCGGCCGGCCGAAACCGGCAAGGCCGGCCTTTTCGATATCGACATCGTGGAGGGCGGCCAGCGCGGCGTTCATGGCGTCATAGATGGCGGCGCGTTCCGCATTGCCGGACAATTCCGGTAGTGTCGGGTCCCAGAAGATGCGGCCGTCGAGAAAGCCCATGACGAAGAACATGCGGCCGATCGGGGAATCTTCGGAGGCCAGGAACAGCGCGTCCGGAACGGGCACTTTCGTGCCCTTCAACGCCTTCATGACGCGGAATTCGCGGTCCACCTGATGCGCGGATTTGAGGAGTTCGCCCGGCGGCTTGGCGCGCAGGACGTATCGGCCACTCTTTGCGCGCAGCAGATAAGTCGGGTTCGATTGGCCTGAATTGAATTTCTCGATCGCCTCAAGCCCGGAAAAACCCGGCACGTTCGCTTCCAGATAGGGCCCGAGCGCGGCCCGATCGAGCGTATTCGGGTCGGGCTTGTTCATGTGCTCAGGCCGTTTCTTCCTTGCGTTCGAGCACCGTCAGGGTCAGCCAGCGCGCGGTGAGCGCCGGCTTCTTCGAGTTCTCAATCTCGATCGTGACATCGTAGCTCGACTGGATCCAGCCCGACGGCCGCACATTGAGATCGGCCAGAACGAAGCGTGCGCGCACACGCGCGCCGGTCTTGATCGGCGCCTGGAAGCGGACGCTGTCGAAGCCGTAATTGATGCCCATGCCGGAGCCCTCGATCGGGTGCAGCGTCTCGAAGGCGAAGGTCGAGAGAAGCGAGAGCGACAGGAACCCGTGCGCGATGGTGCCGCCGAATGGCGTCTCGCGTGCGGCACGCTCCGGGTCGACATGGATGAACTGGTGGTCGTCGGTGGCGTTCGCGAACTGGTCGATCATCTCCTGCGTGACCGTGCGCCAGGGAGAAACGCCCACTTCCCGGCCCACCGCGGCCTTCACCTGGTCCACGGTGACAGGTTGCAACTTGTATGCTGACATCTTCGCCGCTTAGCGCCCTACCTGACGTCCTTGAACAGCCTCATGCCGTGATTGATGGATTCACCGCCATCGATCGGCAGGATGGCGCCGGTAACATATGAACCGGCCTTCGAGCATAGATAGAGCGTCGCTCCGGCAATGTCACTCGGGCTTCCGATACGGCGAAGCGGCACGTGGCTGGCCACGATTTCAGCCTTCTCCTCGGTGGCGGTGGCAAACGCCGTCATGCGGCTCTGGAAAGGGCCGGGCGCGAAGGCGTTGACAGTGATGAACCTGCCCGCGAACTCGTTAGCCAGGGTGCGGGTCAGATGATGCACGGCCGCCTTGGAGGCTGTGTAGGAATAGGCGCCGTCGGCCATCGGTTGCGTGCCCATGACCGAGCCCAGATTGATGATGCGCGATGGGTCCTCGAAGCTCGCCGCCTTGGAAATCAGCGGCAGCAATTCGCGCGTCAGATGGAAGAGGCCCGTCACGTTGACGTTGAGGACGCGAGCCCAGGCACTATAGGGAAATTCCTCCAGCGGGGCTCCCCATGAAAGGCCGGCATTGTTGATGAGGATATTGAGCCTGTCGGTGTGCTTCTTCACCTCCCCGGCGAGCGCTGTCACGCCTTCCTCGCTACCGACATCGCCGGCAAAACCTTCCGCCTTGCCGCTTGCGCCAAGGGCGTTCAATTCGCCTGCCACCCTCTCGCAATCTTCGCCCTTGCGCGAGGCGATCATCACCTCCGCCCCGGCCTCGACAAGCGCGGTCGCGGCCATGCGTCCTATGCCGGTCGCGCCACCGGTGACCAGCGCCTTCTTGCCGGCGACCGAAAACAACTCTTCCAGATATGACATGACCTCTCCCTGCGCTTTCCACGTCGCCATAGCTACAGACAGTGGCGCGCGTTGACAACATACCCGGTAGTATGTTCATCATTTCCGGATCGTTGGACCCGTTTCCCTTATCCGCGAAAAGAGCGAGGCAGGCGGGTATGGGAGGGTTGTAGGCGGATGGCGCTCAGCGTTCGGGAGCATATGCCCGACAGTTCCCGCGCGGACATACTGGAAGCGGCGGCGCATTGCTTCATGGAGCGTGGCTATGCCGCAACCTCGATCGACGATGTGGCGCGCAGGCTCGGCGCCACCAAGGGACGCATCTATCATCACTATCCTTCCAAGTCGGACCTGTTCGCGGATGTCTTCCGCTTCGGCATGGATATGAACTACCGGGCGATCGAGCCGTTCCGCCATTCAGGCGAGAAGGCTGGCAAGCGCTGGCGGGGGATGGCGCTCGTTCATGTCGTCCAGATGATCACGACGCGGCAGTTCCAGCGGGTGGTATGGGAAGGCGTGGAGATGCACCTTCGCGGGGCTACGACACCTGAACAGCGCACCGTCTTCGCCGAATTGATCGAACGCCGTTCTCAATACAGCGACATCTTCCGCGATCTACTGGCCGAAGCGCGCGAGGACGGCGATATGGTGTTCGAAAACCTCGGCATCACCAACCAGTTGGTCTTCATCACACTGAATTCGCCCATATTCTGGTATTCGCCGCGCGCCGGCGAGACCGACCGTGATATAGAGGACATCGCCCGGCAGATCGTCGGCTTTGCCATGCATGGCCTTGGCATCAGGAAAGGAAATCCATGAATCCGGAAATGAACCTCGGCATGACCGAACGGCTGAAGCCGCTCCATGAGAAGGTCAGCCGCATGGTGCGCGAGGAGATCGCGCCGCTCGACGAGGAATTTCTGGCCGAAGTGGGCAAGGGCGGCGACCGGTGGACGTTCACCGCACGCCAGACGGAAATCCTCGACAGGCTGAAGGCCAAGGCGCGCGAACGGGGCTTGTGGAATTTCTGGCTGACCGATTCGGAGCGTGGCTACGGGCTCAGCACGGTCGAATACGCGTATCTTGCCGAGGAAATGGGCAAGGCGCATCTCGGCGCGGAAACGTTCAACTGCTCCGCGCCGGATACCGGCAACATGGAAGTGCTGGAGCGCTACGGTACGGAGGAGCACAAGAAGCTCTGGCTCGCGCCGCTGCTGGAAGGCAAGATCCGCTCCGCCTATCTGATGACCGAGCCGGACGTCGCCTCTTCCGACGCCACCAACATTGCCATGAGTTGCGTGCGCGAGGGCGAGGAATATGTGCTGAACGGCGAGAAATGGTGGTCGTCGGGCGCCGGTGATCCGCGCTGCGAGATCTATATTGTCATGGTGAAGACGCCGAATGACGGGCCGAAACACAAGCAGCATTCGATGATCCTCGTGCCGGCGAAGACGCCCGGCATCACCAAGCTGCGCGCCATGCAGATCTACGGCCATGACGACGCGCCGCACGGCCATCTGCATCTGCGTTTCGAGAATGTCCGCGTGCCGGCTTCCAGCTTGCTTCTCGGCGTGGGGCGCGGCTTCGAGATCGCGCAGGGTCGCCTCGGGCCGGGGCGTATCCACCACTGCATGCGCGCCATCGGGCAGGCCGAGCGCGCGCTGGAACTGATGTGCCAGCGGTCGCTCCGCCGCGAGGCATTCGGCCAGCCGCTGGCTAAGCTTGGCGCCAATTACGACATCATCGCCGAGGCGCGCATGGAGATCGAGATGGCCAGGCTCCTCTGCCTCAAGGCGGCATGGATGATGGATCAGGGCGACGCGCGCGCGGCGGCGCCATGGATCAGCCAGATCAAGGTCGTCGCGCCGCGCATTGCACTGAAGATCACCGACGAAGCCGTGCAGATGTTCGGCGGACAGGGCGTCAGCCAGGATACGCCGCTCGCCCGCTCGTGGACGCATCTGAGGACGCTTCGCCTGGCGGACGGCCCGGATGCCGTGCATCGCAGGCAGGTGGCGCGCGCCGAACTGAAGAAATACACGCAGCAGAAGATCTGAGCCGAAGATTTGAGATTGCCATGAAAGCGATTGTTGCGCGCGATTTCGCGCCGATAAAAGAACTCGTCTATGCCGACTGGCCCGAGCCGGAAGCCTCCGGCGACACGGTGGTCATCGAGGCCGAGGCGATCGGCGTCAATTATCCCGACGGGCTGCTCGTCCAGGGCCTCTACCAGTTGAAGCCGCCAACGCCCTTCGTGCCCGGCATGGAAGTCGCCGGGTGCGTGGTGGCGGTCGGCGAGAAGGTGAGATCGGTGAAGGTCGGCGACCGCGTGGCGGCCATGTCGTCGCTGGGCTCTTACGCCGAGAAGGTCGCCGCGCCGGAGCGTTCGGTGATGAAACTGCCGGACGGCATGGACGCGGGCGCCGCCTGCGCGCTTTTGTGCGGCTATTCGACCTCGCATTACGCGCTGAAGCAGCGCGGGCAATTGAAGGAGGGCGAGACGCTTTGCGTGCTGGGTGCGTCGGGCGCTACCGGCATCGCCGCCGTCCAGATCGGCAAGATCATGGGCGCTCGAGTGATCGGCGTCGCCTCCAGTGAAGAAAAGCGCAAGCTGGCGCGCGAGGCCGGCGCGGACGAGACGCTCGGCTACGAAAATCTGAAGGATGCACTGAAGCAGGCGACCGGCGGCAAGGGCGTCGATGTCGCCTATGATCCGGTCGGCGGGGATGCCTTCGACGCTCTGTCGCGGTCGATCGCCTGGGGCGGACGCCTGCTCGTCATCGGCTTTGCTTCCGGGCGCATCCCGCAACTCCCGGTCAATCTGACGCTCGTGAAGGGTTACAGTGTCGTCGGCGTCTTCTGGGGCGATTTCACGCGCCGGGAGCCCGAAACCTTCCAGGCCAATATGAGGGAACTCATCGGCTGGTACATGGAAGGCAAGGTGAAGCCGCTGATCGAGGGCACCTACCGGCTCGCCGAGGCAGCGAGCGTGCTCCAGCGCATCCATTCCCGCGGCACGGTCGGCAAGCTCATCCTGAAACCCTGATCCGGCTTAAGCCGTGGTGATCGTGCATGGAATTTGCACGGCCCTTTACCCCCACCCCTAACCCCTCCCCACAAGGGGGAGGGAGACGCTGCCGCTGCGTTCTGAGGTGAAATTATCGCAGTTTGTGCCTGCCTGCGCTGCTGCAAAGTTCCCCTCCCACTTGTGGGAAGGGGCTAGGGGTGGGGGTATCTTCATACGCGGCAGCCCTGCCTAAACCGGCAGCCTTGTTTCCAGCTTCACTTCCTTGAGGACGAGGTTTGTGCGCACATGGGCGATGCCGGGAAGCCGGAAGAGAAACGTATCGAGGAAGGCGTTGTAGGCGTCCTTGTCGCGGCAGACCACGCGCAGGTGGTAGTCCGCCTCGCCGGTGGTGGCCAGGCACTCCAGCACTTCCGGCCGCTCCACGATGCGCGCGATGAAGGTCTCGACATGGGAAGCGTCGTGACGCGTCAGCGTGATGTGCACGATGGCGCTGAAAGAAAGGCCGGCCTTTTCCGCATCAAGCACTACCGGATAGGCGGCGATTATCCCGGCTTCCTCCAGTGCGCGGACGCGCCGCCAGCAAGCCGACGCCGACATACCCGCGCGCTCGGCAAGCTCCTGATTGGAGATGCGGCTATCGGTCTGGAGGACCGTTAGCAGGCGGCGGTCGGAATCGGTAAGCTGATTCATTCAGGCTCTTCTTCGTGATGAGATTTCCCGTTTCTATATCATATCTGGTAAATTTCACCATCAGGATAGCTTTATCCGGCCATTTTGGAATCGATTTCCACGCCATCCCGATATAATTTTGTCTCCGAAGCCATGGGAGGCGATCATGCTTACAGAAAAGGCGCGCCTCGACCACTCCTACCGGCTGGAGGACCGCTACCTGAAGGAGCGCGGCCGGGTCTTCATGACCGGCACGCAGGCGCTGGTACGCATCGTGCTCGACCAGGCACAGCGTGACCGTACGGCGGGACTGAACACGGCCGGCTTTATTTCGGGTTATCGCGGCTCGCCGCTCGGCGGCGTCGATCTCGAACTGTGGCGCGCAAGCAAGCTCGTCGAGGAAAACCGCGTCGAATTCCTGCCGGCGGTGAACGAAGACCTCGCCGCCACCGCCGTGCTCGGCTCGCAGCAGGTCGAGACCAACCCGGACAGACAGGTCGAGGGCGTCTTCGCGCTCTGGTACGGCAAGGGGCCGGGCGTGGACCGCGCCGGCGATGCGCTGAAGCATGGTAACGCCTACGGCTCCTCGCCGCATGGGGGCGTGCTGGTGGTGGCCGGCGACGACCACGGTTGCGTCTCGTCCTCGATGCCGCACCAGTCGGACGTCGCCTTCATGGCGTGGTTTATGCCGACGCTGAACCCGGCCTCGGTGGCGGAATACTTGACCTTCGGCGAATATGGCTACGCGCTGTCGCGCTTTTCCGGCATGTGGGTCGGCTTCAAGGCGATCTCGGAGACGGTGGAATCGGCCGCCTCGATCGACCTTCGGCACCCTCGCGTTTTCAATGCGCCGGATTTCACGCCGCCCGCCGGCGGGCTGCACTATCGCTGGCCCGATCTTCCCGGTCCGCAAATCGAGGAGCGGATGCAGGCGAAGAAGAACGCCGTCTATGCCTTCGCGGAGGCAAACCCTATCGACCGGCATATCTACAGGATCGGCAAGGAGGCCAGCTACGGCATCGTCACCACCGGCAAGGCGCATGGCGATTTGATGGAGGCGCTGCGGCTGCTCGGGCTCGGCGAGGCCGAGTGCCGTCGGATCGGCATCGATATCTACAAGGTCGGCATGGTGTGGCCGCTCGCCCGCCGCGACGCGCTCAACTTCGTCCGCGACAAGCGCGAGGTGCTGGTGGTGGAGGAAAAGCGCGGCATCATCGAGAGCCAGTTCAAGGAATATTTCTACGACTATCCCGGCCACAAGCCGGAGCGCATGATCGGCAAGAACGACGAGGCCGGCCGGCCGCTCATTCCGTGGACGGGCGAGCTTTCGCCGCGCCTGCTGGCGCCGATCGTTGCGCGGCGGCTGGACGCGATCTTTCCCGGCCTCGATCTCACGGCGCGGGCCGAGGCGCTGGCGCAGTCGGCGGCGCATATCATCCAGGTCGCGGGCGCTACCCGCACGCCCTATTTCTGCTCGGGCTGCCCGCACAACACCTCCACCAAGGTGCCGGAAGGCTCCAGGGCACTCGCCGGCATCGGCTGTCATTTCATGGCAAGCTGGATGGAGCGCGAGACGAGTTCGCTGATCCAGATGGGTGGCGAGGGAGTGAACTGGGCGGCTTCGTCAAGGTTTACCGGCAATGGCCACATCTTCCAGAATCTGGGCGAGGGCACCTGGTATCACTCCGGCTCTATGGCGATCCGGCAGGCGGTCGCGGCGAAAGCCAACATTACCTACAAGATCCTCTACAACGACGCCGTCGCCATGACCGGCGGCCAGCCCGTCGACGGGCCGGTGAGCGTCGAGGCGATCGCGCATGTCGCCCGCGCGGAGGGCGTGGAACGCATCGCCATCGTCTCCGACCAGCCGGAAAAATTCGACGTGACGCGGTTTCCCGCCGGCACGACGCTCGACCATCGCCGCAATCTCGACCCGATCCAGCGCGAATTGCGCGAGGTGCCGGGCGTGTCGGTGCTCATCTACGAACAGGCCTGTGCCACGGAAAAGCGTCGCCGCCGCAAGCGCGGCACGATGCCGGACCCGGCGCGATTTGCCGTCATCAACGAACTGGTGTGCGAAGGCTGCGGCGACTGCTCGGTGGAATCGAACTGCCTGTCGGTCGAGCCGAAGGAGACGCCGTTCGGGCGCAAGCGGCAGATCAACCTTTCCTCCTGCAACAAGGATTTTTCCTGCGTGAACGGCTTTTGCCCGAGCTTCGTTACCGTGGAGGGCGCGCGGCGCAGGAAGAAGAAAGTCGATGCCGAGGATTTTTCGGCGCGTGCGACGATGCTGCCCTTGCCTGAAAGTGCTCCGCTGGAGGAGCCCTACGATCTTCTGGTCACCGGCGTCGGCGGCACCGGCGTGGTCACCATCGGGGCCATCGTCACCATGGCGGCGCATCTGGAAGGCAAGGGTGCTTCGGTGCTCGATTTCACCGGCTTCGCCCAAAAGTTCGGGCCGGTACTCAGTTATATCCGCCTCGCTTCCGCGCCGGAGGCCGTCAATCAGGTGCGGATCGACGAGGCGAGCGCGGACGCGCTGATCGGCTGCGACCTCGTCGTCTCCTCCTCGCCGAAAGCGTCGGCCGCCTATCATCACGGTACGCGCGCCGTACTGAATACGGCGGAGATGCCGACCGGCGATCTGGTGCGCTTCCGCGATGCGGATTTGCGCTCCATGACGCGGCTCGACGCGATCCGCGATGTGCTCGGCGAAGGGAATGTCGACGCGCTCGACGCCAATCGGCTTGCCGAGAAGCTGTTCGGCGATGCCGTCTTCGCCAACATGCTGCTGCTCGGCTTCGGCTGGCAGAAGGGTCTGGTCCCGGTCTCGCTTGAAGCGCTTTCCCGTGCGATCGAATTGAACGGCGTCGAGATCGAGAAGAATCGTGCCGCTTTCGCCGCCGGCCGACTGGCGGCGGTGGGCGAGGAGTTTGCGCCCGACAGTGCGGAAGAAAGTTGGCGGGCGGAAACGCTGGACGAGATCATCGCCCGCCGCGAGGCTTTCCTGAAGGGCTACCAGAACGCAGGCTGGGCCGCGCGCTACCGCGTTGCCGTCGACCGCGTTCGCGAGGCGGAGAAGGCTTGTGGCTCGGAGGCTTTCACGCAGACGGTCGCCCGCTCGCTGTTCAAGCTCATGTCCTACAAGGACGAGTATGAGGTGGCGCGGCTGCACATGCAGACGGGTTTTCTGGAGAAATTGAAGGAGGAGTTCGAGGGCGATTTCAAGGTCCACTACCATCTCGCGCCGCCGATCCTGCCGTTCGGCCACGATGCGCGCGGACGGCCGAACAAGAAGGCGTTCGGGCAGTGGATACAGTCGCCGTTCCGTGTGCTGGCACGGCTGAAATTCCTGCGTGGCACCGCCTTCGATCTGTTCGGCTACACGGCGGAGCGCCGCGCCGAGCGGGAACTGATCGGTTGGTATGAAGGCGTTGTCGATACGCTGCTTTCGTCGCTCGGCAAGGCCGATATCACGGCGCTTGCCGCAATTGCCGTGCAGCCGATGGAAATCCGTGGCTATGGCCCGGTGAAGGATAAGGCTATCGCGGAAACCAAGGCGGAGGTGGCGGGCCGGCTTGCCGCGTTGCAAAAACCGGGCAAGGCGCGTAATGCCGAGCCCGTCATTGCTTAGCCTAGGTCGTCCGATGTTCGAAACGCTCACCGCTGCCCCGCCCGACAAGATCATCGCTCTCATGGGCCAGTTCCGCGAGGATCCGCGGCCCGGCAAGATCGATCTCGGCGTCGGCGTCTACAAGGATGCGAAAGGTAACACGCCGATCATGGCGGCCGTTCGCGAGGCCGAAAAGCTGCTCTACGAGCGGCAGAGCACGAAGACCTATGTCGGCATGGCCGGCGATCCAGTCTTCAACGCGGCGATGATCGGTCTCGTCTTCGGCGAAGATGCCGACAGGGCGCGCATCCGCGCGGCGCAAGCGCCGGGCGGGTCTGGGGCGTTGCGCATTCTGGCCGAACTCATTGCGCGCTCGAAGCCGGGCGCGACGGTGTGGCTCTCCGATCCGACCTGGCCGAACCATGTGCCGCTCGTTCGCGCCGCCGGCGTCACGACAAAGGACTATCCTTATTTCGACGCCGCCACGGGCATGGTCCGTTTCGACGCGATGATGATGGCGCTGAAGAAGGCCGCGCCGGGCGATGTCGTGCTGCTGCATGGCTGCTGCCACAACCCGACGGGCGCCAATCTCGACCACGGACAGTGGGAGGCGGTTGCCGAGCTTTTCGTCTCGCGCGGGCTGTTTCCTTTCGTCGACCTCGCCTATCAGGGTTTCGGCGATGGGCTCGAAGAGGATGCTTTCGGTGTCCGGTTGCTCGCCTCGCGTGTGCCGGAAATGGCTGTGGCGGCGAGCTGTTCCAAGAACTTCGCCGTCTATCGCGATCGCGTTGGCACGGCGTTCCTGCTCGGCAAGGGCGCGGCGGAGGCCGACATCGCCTACAGCCAGCTTCTGTCGGTCGCGCGCGGCATGTATTCGATGCCGCCGGACCATGCGGCGGCGGCCATCCGCATCATCCTCGAGGACAAGGGCCTGACCGCGAGCTGGAAGAGCGAACTTGAGACCATGCGGCAGCGGATGGTTTCGCTGCGCGAAGGTTTTGCGGATGCGCTCCGTCGCCAGTCGAACAGCGACCGCTTCGATTTCATCGCCCGCCATCGCGGCATGTTCTCGCGCATCGGCGCGACGCCGGAGCAGGTGGAGAAGCTGCGCGCGGAGCACGGCGTCTATATGGTGGGCGACAGCCGCATCAACGTCGCCGGCCTGCCGGAAGACCGGCTCGACACGCTGGCCGCGTCGATCATCTCGGTGATGGGCGAGACGGCTTAACCGCCGCCCCAGCATCACCCTCGCCAAGTTCTCCCAGCCGCTCGGCTCTGCCTCGCCGGCCGGCGAAAACGTGGACAGGATCGCGCAGGCAGTCCTCGTAACTCTCTGATCCAGCGGCCCTTCGCTTTTTTCTTCGCTTCCCTTTATCCACGCCTTTTTCCCTTCCTCCATACTCCCCGTCAGTTCCTCCCACCGGGAACACCGATCATGACGGTGATTGCGTGGGGAGGAGCCGGCGCCTCCGCCGTGATGCCGACGTGGCATTGCGGCCGGGGAGGTCCCGCCTGGAGGTTCCCCTGGGGGCACTATGACCCCTGCGCGCCGGTAGAAGGCACACAGACCCCGGGACGAGCGCTGGATCTGATCGGAGTGACTACCCTTCGGCAGGTTCAGGGTGAGGCTCGGGGAGCAGCGGAACAGGCGGGAACAGAAATCGCCGGCGGGGCGCGAGTGTCGCGCCACGTATTTATATTCGGAAGGCACGGCTGAGCGCCCCGCTTCCCGACTGAACAATGGCCAGGGCTGGAAGGCAGCGTGGCGATGAAGAGTGCTGGCCGAATTCCCTCAGTAATCCTTCTCGTAGAACAGGCCCATGCTGGAATCGGTGGTGCCGAGCGCGCCCTTGGCTTTCAGGTCCTTCGTTATGTCCAGATTGACCGTACCCTTGGTGTCGCCTTGCGCGCCTGCTTCGACGCCGAGATAGATGTTGTCCTGGATGTAGCGGCCGGCACGCACCGCCGTCTGGCCCTTTTCGTTGGTCACCACATCCAGATCGTCCAGCCCCGTCGCCTTGCGCAGATTACCCAGCAGCGACGTGTTCGAGCCGCCCGCAAGTTCAGCCACGGCTGCGGCAAGCTGCGCGATCTGGAAGGCGGAAAGGTCGTTGATGCCGCGGTTGAAGATCAGGCGCGCCAGGACCTCGTCCTGCGGCAGTTCGGGCTGCGAGGAGAACACGACTTTCGGGTCGGAAGCGCGACCTGTCACCGTCACGAAGACGGTGATGTCGGTGCCTTCCGAGGTCGCCACGAGATGGACCATCGGGTCGAGATCGCCGATCAGCGTCACCTCGCCTTCGGTGAAGACGATGCGCTGGCCGATGATCGAGAGACGGCCGCGGATCAGCTTGAAGCCGCCGACCGGCCTTATGCCGGTGACCGGGCCGGTCAGCTTGATCTGCCCGCCAAGCTCGACGTCGAGCCCGCGCCCGCGCACGAAGATGCGTGCCGGCGCGCGCACCGTCAGGTCGAGCTTCGCGACGCTCGGGCGGCCTGTCGGCACCGGCGTGCCGTCGTTGGCATGAGCGCGAGCAAGCGTCGCGGCAACCTTGGGGGGCGCGTTGAGATGCTTGACGTCGATGCCGGCCGCGCCGCCGCCGAGCGTATCCGGCACGCTGATCTCGGCGCGCTCGACATCGATGTTGCCGGAAATCAGAGGATCGCGGGTCAGCGGGCCGGTGACGGCGATGTTGCCGTTGAGGCGCGCCACCACCATGTTGCCGTCGGCATAGCGGGCGTTGTCGAGGACGATCCTTATATTGGCCGGGAAATTCGCCGCCGCGTTGGTCGAGATGGTGCCGGTGACGGTCATCTTCCCGCCTTTGCCGAGAGAGGCCGTAACCGACCGCAACGTGACCGTCTCGCCGGCGATCGAACCGTTTACCGCGATGTCGCCGAGGCGAAGATTGGTTTCCGGATCGACAAACTGGGCTCCGGAGGTCGAGAAGCTGCCATTGATGAGCGGCTTGCGGATGCTGCCGGATACCTTGGCGTTGAGTGCCAGTATGCCCGAGGCCTGAGCGCCGCGATCGGCCAGAAGCCGGTTGGCGAGCGAGAGCGGCGCCTTGCCGTCGATGCTCACGCCGAGGCCCGAGCCGGAGAGCGGCACGCGGCCGCTTGCCGAGATGGACAGGCCTTGCGGCGAATTGGCGGTTGCGGACCGGAGCGTGATCGCCTTGCCTTCGTAGCGCCCGGCCGCCTTCACATCGAGATAGGTGACGCCGGCGTTTTCGAGTGGGGCTGCAGAGACGCGGTTGCCATCGATGGTGAAGTCGGCGGTTGGATCGGCAAGCGTGCCGCCGACTTTCGCCGAGGCCGAGAGCTTGCCGCCGAGGTTCTGGCCTTTTGCGACGGCGTTCAGCGCGGCAAGCGGGAAGGCATCGAGATCGACGTTCATGGCGATACGGCCTTCGTCGTCCAACGGCACGTTGCCCTTGGCGACGGCGCGCAGGCCCTCG encodes:
- a CDS encoding NADPH:quinone oxidoreductase family protein, whose translation is MKAIVARDFAPIKELVYADWPEPEASGDTVVIEAEAIGVNYPDGLLVQGLYQLKPPTPFVPGMEVAGCVVAVGEKVRSVKVGDRVAAMSSLGSYAEKVAAPERSVMKLPDGMDAGAACALLCGYSTSHYALKQRGQLKEGETLCVLGASGATGIAAVQIGKIMGARVIGVASSEEKRKLAREAGADETLGYENLKDALKQATGGKGVDVAYDPVGGDAFDALSRSIAWGGRLLVIGFASGRIPQLPVNLTLVKGYSVVGVFWGDFTRREPETFQANMRELIGWYMEGKVKPLIEGTYRLAEAASVLQRIHSRGTVGKLILKP
- a CDS encoding Lrp/AsnC family transcriptional regulator, whose amino-acid sequence is MNQLTDSDRRLLTVLQTDSRISNQELAERAGMSASACWRRVRALEEAGIIAAYPVVLDAEKAGLSFSAIVHITLTRHDASHVETFIARIVERPEVLECLATTGEADYHLRVVCRDKDAYNAFLDTFLFRLPGIAHVRTNLVLKEVKLETRLPV
- a CDS encoding TetR/AcrR family transcriptional regulator; protein product: MALSVREHMPDSSRADILEAAAHCFMERGYAATSIDDVARRLGATKGRIYHHYPSKSDLFADVFRFGMDMNYRAIEPFRHSGEKAGKRWRGMALVHVVQMITTRQFQRVVWEGVEMHLRGATTPEQRTVFAELIERRSQYSDIFRDLLAEAREDGDMVFENLGITNQLVFITLNSPIFWYSPRAGETDRDIEDIARQIVGFAMHGLGIRKGNP
- a CDS encoding SDR family oxidoreductase, encoding MSYLEELFSVAGKKALVTGGATGIGRMAATALVEAGAEVMIASRKGEDCERVAGELNALGASGKAEGFAGDVGSEEGVTALAGEVKKHTDRLNILINNAGLSWGAPLEEFPYSAWARVLNVNVTGLFHLTRELLPLISKAASFEDPSRIINLGSVMGTQPMADGAYSYTASKAAVHHLTRTLANEFAGRFITVNAFAPGPFQSRMTAFATATEEKAEIVASHVPLRRIGSPSDIAGATLYLCSKAGSYVTGAILPIDGGESINHGMRLFKDVR
- a CDS encoding acyl-CoA dehydrogenase family protein, coding for MNPEMNLGMTERLKPLHEKVSRMVREEIAPLDEEFLAEVGKGGDRWTFTARQTEILDRLKAKARERGLWNFWLTDSERGYGLSTVEYAYLAEEMGKAHLGAETFNCSAPDTGNMEVLERYGTEEHKKLWLAPLLEGKIRSAYLMTEPDVASSDATNIAMSCVREGEEYVLNGEKWWSSGAGDPRCEIYIVMVKTPNDGPKHKQHSMILVPAKTPGITKLRAMQIYGHDDAPHGHLHLRFENVRVPASSLLLGVGRGFEIAQGRLGPGRIHHCMRAIGQAERALELMCQRSLRREAFGQPLAKLGANYDIIAEARMEIEMARLLCLKAAWMMDQGDARAAAPWISQIKVVAPRIALKITDEAVQMFGGQGVSQDTPLARSWTHLRTLRLADGPDAVHRRQVARAELKKYTQQKI
- a CDS encoding phosphotransferase family protein — encoded protein: MNKPDPNTLDRAALGPYLEANVPGFSGLEAIEKFNSGQSNPTYLLRAKSGRYVLRAKPPGELLKSAHQVDREFRVMKALKGTKVPVPDALFLASEDSPIGRMFFVMGFLDGRIFWDPTLPELSGNAERAAIYDAMNAALAALHDVDIEKAGLAGFGRPGSYFERQLSRWSSQYRASETGTVADMDRLIAWLEEHLPPDDGIVSLVHGDYRLDNMIFAPHGSEILAVLDWELSTLGHPYADLAYQCMQWRLPHTSGFKGLGGIDRAAIGLPSEKEYVELYCKRRGIAGIGNWTFYLAFSFFRLAAICQGVYKRALDGNASNPEKARTYGQAVKLLAGLAVERIDSGE
- a CDS encoding MaoC family dehydratase, whose translation is MSAYKLQPVTVDQVKAAVGREVGVSPWRTVTQEMIDQFANATDDHQFIHVDPERAARETPFGGTIAHGFLSLSLLSTFAFETLHPIEGSGMGINYGFDSVRFQAPIKTGARVRARFVLADLNVRPSGWIQSSYDVTIEIENSKKPALTARWLTLTVLERKEETA